In Rothia mucilaginosa, one genomic interval encodes:
- a CDS encoding chromosome segregation SMC family protein — protein MSLTLRGFKSFASATTFEFTPGINAVVGPNGSGKSNVLDALAWVMGEQGAKSLRGGSMKDVIFAGSGEAGSGDGAQRAPLGRAKVTLIFDNSDGTLSIPADRVQISRTMFRSGGSEYEINGSPARLADIQDLLSEAGLGQQMHVLVGQGQLDAVLHATAQQRRDMIEQAAGVVKYRRRQEKTSRKLESVATNVTRLSDLVAELDSQLQPLSEQAESAATARQLQARIRQLEAVLLARQLGVLQAEQAQALASEAEGARRAETLKEQLEAARAASAKHQQEQNRLNAEVTACQKAVSTLRESAARVRTVQSIAAERVRTYRVELTEATAAARAGYERALELLEERREEAERAVESYASFEERYDAALKNVEKAASEVAQTERASGEAAQSRARAQAQLDAARAAAVEATRAYAAAAERAATLREALGQSLGEAPAELGAESAEAVFDPETGELMDSSSEGASLLRVLDAVQIDPEYARAASAALTSLATAALSVPVEGAEVSQLRGDIGDESSESAAKELSTELPETTLPESCAAELRELGIRPATEMIEPLSEDAAALAGIDDHALARVTAALGERLAGVLFAPDAASAEQALHLLAENNLAGQRTMWHIFDPAGTEHTRYSLLYPAEGASPLELAASYRAASQVVTRTRAELDEAEQTVQQAQTAAEAAVEAEREAAKAAGVASAEHARARAQAESLEASAQNIQNERARLNERLTAAEESVAEARTTYESARTREDSYLAGTGEQAPAAKIERRAQRLGEVLAEQVSEREQQLHELSGALKNAQEGLTNTNDEVQDLQASHAAALTLLARTQTEAARVQERVQALAERARLVTGLTLEQLEEEYSEQLPVDVPVQETAGNDPSENAASENPATEAASETTEASTESVRARLKATRAELEALGAINPLALEEYEALSERHAYLNQQIEDLKATRRDLNTVMDEVSSHIAEVFTAALEDINTHYRRIFETLFPGGEGHLELDDPSDPLNSGVEIHARPAGKKVKRLSLLSGGERSLASLALLIAIYMSRPSPFYALDEVEAALDDRNLSRLLQVIGELGERSQLIVITHQKRTMQIAETLYGVSMRGGVSTVLSQQMEELRELL, from the coding sequence ATGTCGCTGACCCTGCGCGGGTTCAAGTCTTTCGCCTCCGCCACCACTTTTGAGTTCACCCCCGGCATTAACGCGGTGGTCGGACCCAACGGCTCCGGCAAGTCCAATGTGCTGGACGCGCTCGCCTGGGTGATGGGCGAGCAGGGCGCTAAGAGCCTGCGCGGCGGCAGCATGAAGGACGTTATCTTCGCGGGCTCCGGCGAGGCTGGTTCGGGCGACGGCGCCCAGCGTGCACCCCTGGGCCGCGCCAAAGTCACCCTGATTTTCGATAATTCTGATGGCACTCTCAGCATTCCCGCTGATCGGGTGCAGATTTCGCGCACCATGTTCCGCTCCGGCGGCAGCGAGTACGAGATTAACGGTTCCCCGGCGCGCCTTGCCGATATTCAGGACCTGCTCTCGGAGGCGGGTCTGGGGCAGCAGATGCACGTGCTCGTCGGCCAGGGCCAGCTGGACGCGGTCCTGCACGCCACCGCCCAGCAGCGCCGCGACATGATTGAGCAGGCGGCAGGCGTGGTCAAGTACCGCCGCCGCCAGGAAAAGACCAGCCGCAAGCTGGAATCTGTGGCAACGAACGTTACCCGCCTGAGCGACCTGGTCGCCGAGCTGGATTCGCAGCTGCAGCCGCTGAGCGAGCAGGCGGAATCTGCCGCGACCGCACGCCAGCTGCAGGCGCGCATCCGCCAGCTGGAGGCAGTACTTCTGGCTCGTCAGCTGGGTGTTCTGCAGGCTGAGCAGGCGCAGGCGCTCGCCTCCGAGGCGGAAGGTGCCCGCCGCGCCGAAACCCTGAAAGAACAGCTGGAGGCGGCGCGTGCCGCATCCGCGAAGCATCAGCAGGAGCAGAACCGCCTGAACGCCGAGGTCACCGCCTGCCAGAAGGCCGTGTCGACTCTGCGCGAGTCCGCCGCGCGCGTGCGCACCGTGCAGTCCATCGCCGCTGAGCGCGTGCGCACCTACCGCGTGGAGCTGACCGAGGCGACCGCCGCCGCCCGTGCCGGATACGAACGCGCCCTGGAACTGCTGGAGGAACGCCGCGAAGAGGCAGAGCGCGCGGTTGAAAGCTACGCCAGCTTTGAGGAACGCTACGATGCGGCGCTGAAGAACGTTGAGAAGGCGGCGTCCGAGGTGGCGCAGACTGAGCGCGCCTCGGGTGAGGCGGCGCAGTCTCGTGCCCGCGCGCAGGCTCAGCTGGATGCCGCCCGCGCCGCTGCGGTGGAGGCGACCCGCGCCTACGCGGCGGCGGCTGAGCGTGCCGCAACCCTGCGTGAGGCGCTGGGCCAGAGCCTGGGTGAAGCACCCGCCGAGCTCGGTGCTGAATCCGCTGAGGCGGTGTTCGACCCCGAGACCGGCGAGCTCATGGATTCTTCGAGCGAGGGCGCGAGCCTGCTGCGCGTGCTGGATGCCGTGCAGATTGACCCCGAGTATGCGCGCGCGGCTTCTGCGGCGCTGACCTCACTGGCAACCGCGGCGTTGAGCGTGCCGGTTGAGGGCGCCGAGGTGTCGCAGCTGCGCGGTGACATTGGGGACGAAAGCAGCGAATCTGCCGCGAAGGAACTTTCAACAGAACTGCCCGAAACCACCCTGCCCGAATCCTGCGCCGCCGAGCTGCGCGAGCTGGGTATCCGCCCCGCCACCGAGATGATTGAACCGCTCAGCGAGGATGCCGCCGCGCTCGCCGGCATCGACGATCACGCCCTAGCGCGCGTCACTGCGGCGCTGGGTGAGCGCCTGGCGGGCGTGCTGTTCGCGCCGGATGCCGCCTCCGCAGAGCAAGCCCTGCACCTGCTCGCAGAGAATAACCTCGCAGGTCAGCGCACTATGTGGCATATTTTTGACCCCGCAGGCACCGAGCACACCCGCTACAGCCTGCTCTACCCGGCTGAGGGCGCCAGCCCCCTGGAACTTGCCGCCTCATACCGCGCCGCCTCCCAGGTCGTGACCCGCACCCGCGCCGAACTGGACGAAGCCGAGCAGACCGTTCAGCAGGCTCAGACCGCGGCAGAGGCGGCGGTCGAAGCAGAACGCGAGGCAGCGAAGGCGGCGGGCGTGGCGAGCGCCGAGCATGCCCGCGCCCGCGCCCAGGCGGAGTCCCTGGAAGCCTCCGCGCAGAACATTCAGAATGAGCGCGCCCGACTGAACGAGCGCCTCACTGCCGCGGAGGAATCCGTAGCCGAAGCGCGCACCACCTACGAGTCGGCGCGCACCCGAGAGGATTCCTACCTGGCGGGCACGGGGGAGCAGGCTCCCGCTGCAAAGATTGAGCGCCGTGCCCAGCGTCTGGGCGAGGTGCTTGCCGAGCAGGTGAGCGAGCGTGAGCAGCAACTGCACGAGCTGAGCGGCGCCCTGAAGAACGCCCAGGAAGGCCTGACCAACACCAATGATGAGGTACAGGATTTGCAGGCGTCGCACGCGGCGGCGCTGACCCTGTTGGCGCGCACTCAGACGGAGGCGGCGCGCGTGCAGGAGCGTGTGCAGGCTCTGGCTGAGCGTGCCCGCCTGGTGACCGGTTTGACCCTGGAGCAGCTGGAGGAGGAGTACTCCGAGCAGCTGCCGGTTGACGTGCCCGTTCAGGAGACCGCCGGAAACGACCCCTCCGAAAACGCAGCCTCCGAAAATCCCGCCACCGAAGCGGCATCGGAGACTACCGAAGCCTCCACCGAGAGCGTCCGCGCTCGCCTCAAGGCAACCCGCGCCGAACTGGAGGCACTCGGCGCCATTAACCCGCTGGCGCTGGAGGAGTACGAGGCGCTTTCTGAACGCCACGCCTACCTGAACCAGCAGATTGAGGATTTGAAGGCGACCCGCCGCGACCTGAACACGGTCATGGACGAGGTCAGTAGCCACATTGCGGAGGTGTTCACCGCCGCGCTGGAGGACATCAACACCCACTACCGCCGTATCTTTGAGACACTCTTCCCGGGAGGTGAGGGCCACCTGGAGCTGGACGACCCGTCCGATCCGTTGAATTCGGGTGTGGAGATTCACGCGCGCCCGGCGGGTAAGAAGGTTAAGCGCCTGTCGCTGCTGTCCGGCGGTGAGCGTTCGCTCGCTTCGCTGGCGCTGTTGATTGCGATTTATATGTCTCGCCCTTCGCCGTTCTACGCCCTGGACGAGGTTGAGGCGGCGCTGGATGACCGCAACCTGTCGCGCCTGCTGCAGGTGATTGGTGAGTTGGGGGAGCGTTCGCAGCTGATTGTGATTACGCATCAGAAGCGCACGATGCAGATTGCGGAGACCCTGTACGGGGTGTCGATGCGCGGTGGCGTGTCGACGGTGCTTTCTCAGCAGATGGAGGAGCTGCGCGAGCTGCTGTAG
- the trpB gene encoding tryptophan synthase subunit beta — protein MSENLADAFLNGESLKNAPGPYFGEYGGRWMPESLIAAMDELEATFNEAKNDPEFIAEFQRLSAEYSNRPSLLTEVPKFSEHAGARVFLKREDLNHTGSHKINNVIGQALLAKRMGKTRLIAETGAGQHGVATATAAALFGMECVIYMGEEDTERQALNVARMQLLGAKVIAVQNGSRTLKDAINEALRDWVSNVENTHYLLGTAAGAHPFPAMVRFFHDAIGEEAREQILAETGRLPDGIAACVGGGSNAIGLFHAFLDDSSVEIYGFEAGGDGVDTGRHAATITLGRPGMLHGAMTYLMQDEDGQTIESHSISAGLDYPGVGPEHSYLSDIGRVTYEPVTDTEAMDALRLLCRTEGIIPAIESSHALAGALRVCQRWAAEDPEAAREKTMIVCLSGRGDKDMETALKWFGLGKAIPSSALMTGNKEAAASAAQNAQAESEAK, from the coding sequence ATGAGCGAGAACCTGGCAGATGCTTTCCTCAACGGCGAGTCGTTGAAGAATGCCCCCGGCCCCTATTTTGGTGAGTACGGCGGGCGGTGGATGCCCGAGTCGCTGATTGCCGCCATGGATGAGCTGGAGGCAACCTTTAACGAGGCGAAGAACGACCCCGAGTTCATTGCTGAGTTCCAGCGTCTTTCTGCTGAGTATTCGAACCGTCCGTCGCTACTGACTGAGGTTCCGAAGTTCTCTGAGCATGCTGGTGCGCGTGTGTTCCTCAAGCGTGAGGATCTGAACCACACCGGTAGTCACAAGATTAATAACGTGATTGGTCAGGCTTTGCTGGCTAAGCGTATGGGTAAGACCCGTCTGATTGCTGAGACTGGTGCGGGCCAGCACGGTGTTGCGACTGCGACCGCGGCTGCGCTCTTCGGCATGGAGTGCGTGATCTACATGGGTGAGGAAGACACTGAGCGTCAGGCGCTGAACGTGGCTCGTATGCAGCTGCTGGGCGCGAAGGTGATTGCGGTTCAGAACGGTTCCCGCACCCTCAAGGACGCCATTAATGAGGCGCTGCGCGACTGGGTTTCGAACGTTGAGAACACCCACTACCTGCTGGGTACTGCCGCCGGTGCGCATCCGTTCCCGGCGATGGTGCGTTTCTTCCATGACGCTATCGGTGAGGAAGCGCGCGAGCAGATTCTGGCTGAGACCGGCCGCCTGCCCGATGGTATTGCTGCCTGCGTGGGTGGCGGTTCGAACGCGATTGGCCTGTTCCACGCGTTCTTGGATGATTCTTCGGTCGAGATTTACGGTTTTGAGGCTGGCGGTGACGGTGTGGATACCGGTCGTCACGCGGCGACCATTACTCTGGGTCGTCCGGGCATGCTGCACGGCGCAATGACGTACCTGATGCAGGATGAAGACGGTCAGACCATTGAATCCCACTCGATTTCGGCCGGTCTGGATTACCCGGGTGTGGGTCCGGAGCACTCCTACCTGTCCGATATTGGTCGCGTGACCTACGAGCCGGTGACCGACACCGAGGCGATGGACGCTCTGCGTCTGCTCTGCCGTACCGAGGGTATTATTCCGGCGATTGAGTCCTCGCACGCTCTGGCGGGTGCGCTGCGCGTGTGCCAGCGTTGGGCTGCTGAGGATCCGGAGGCGGCACGCGAGAAGACGATGATTGTCTGCCTGTCCGGTCGTGGCGATAAGGACATGGAAACCGCTCTGAAGTGGTTCGGTCTGGGCAAGGCGATTCCGTCCTCGGCCCTGATGACCGGTAATAAGGAAGCTGCCGCATCCGCTGCACAGAACGCACAGGCTGAAAGTGAGGCTAAGTAA